The Catenuloplanes niger genome includes a window with the following:
- a CDS encoding alpha/beta fold hydrolase, producing MVKKVLVATAVGVTVIAAVVAYALRDPSPVGYFTSAAAADRFTGAYRAAMARMPAPDRTVDVRTGYGVVRVYHFAGGADPAAAPLLLLPGRASASPVWADNLPSLLRQRGVYTLDLLGEPGMSVQQRPVATPADHARWLHEVLLALPEPRIHLFGLSFGGWTAMNLAVHHPEKIAGVVLLDPILVFGDLSFDVVLRSIPVAFRWAPRSWRDSFAGWTANDAPVEDEPVARMIEAGLQTYTVKLSAPVRPSDDALRGVTAPVLLLMAGASRMHDSAAAADTARRLLPAATVKVYPAASHAINGEYPDEIAADVAAFLG from the coding sequence ATGGTTAAGAAGGTGCTCGTCGCCACGGCCGTCGGGGTCACGGTGATCGCGGCCGTGGTCGCCTACGCGCTGCGGGACCCGTCCCCGGTCGGCTACTTCACCTCCGCCGCGGCGGCCGACCGGTTCACCGGCGCCTATCGCGCGGCGATGGCCCGCATGCCGGCCCCGGACCGGACCGTCGACGTCCGCACCGGGTACGGCGTGGTCCGCGTCTACCACTTCGCCGGCGGCGCCGACCCGGCCGCGGCGCCGCTGCTGCTCCTGCCCGGCCGCGCGTCCGCCTCGCCGGTCTGGGCCGACAACCTGCCGTCGCTTCTCCGGCAGCGCGGTGTCTACACCCTCGACCTGCTCGGCGAGCCGGGCATGAGCGTGCAGCAGCGCCCGGTCGCCACCCCGGCCGACCACGCCCGGTGGCTGCACGAGGTGCTGCTCGCGCTGCCCGAACCGCGGATTCACCTGTTCGGGCTGTCGTTCGGCGGCTGGACCGCGATGAACCTCGCCGTCCACCACCCGGAGAAGATCGCCGGCGTCGTCCTGCTCGACCCGATCCTGGTCTTCGGCGACCTGTCGTTCGACGTGGTGCTGCGCTCGATCCCGGTCGCGTTCCGCTGGGCACCGCGCTCCTGGCGCGACAGCTTCGCCGGCTGGACCGCGAACGACGCGCCGGTCGAGGACGAGCCGGTCGCCCGCATGATCGAGGCGGGGCTGCAGACCTACACGGTCAAGCTGTCCGCCCCGGTCCGCCCGTCCGACGACGCGCTGCGCGGCGTCACCGCGCCGGTGCTGCTGCTGATGGCCGGCGCGTCCCGCATGCACGACTCGGCCGCGGCCGCGGACACCGCCCGACGGCTGCTCCCGGCCGCCACGGTCAAGGTCTATCCGGCGGCGTCCCACGCGATCAACGGCGAGTACCCCGACGAGATCGCGGCCGACGTCGCGGCGTTCCTCGGCTGA
- a CDS encoding TetR/AcrR family transcriptional regulator, translated as MPSTNASKPLTLTEQARRAQLIGVAIETVAAHGYGGTSLARIAEAAGISKAAVLYHFPSKDAVLRAAYASVLESLVAHVGAAVEPHTGAAAVEAYIRALVGYTRLHPDHTRMIIESLVAEVDPPGGPGRHETVAGLVTAAVAAGDYPAGTDVRTTAVIVNGAVDAIVSAGLADPAFDTARAAEQLITMLR; from the coding sequence GTGCCATCCACGAATGCCAGCAAGCCGCTCACCCTCACCGAGCAGGCACGACGCGCACAGCTGATCGGTGTCGCCATCGAGACGGTGGCCGCGCACGGCTACGGCGGGACGTCGCTCGCCCGGATCGCCGAGGCGGCCGGCATCTCCAAGGCCGCGGTCCTCTACCACTTCCCGTCCAAGGACGCGGTGCTCCGGGCCGCCTACGCCTCGGTGCTGGAGTCGCTGGTCGCGCACGTCGGCGCCGCGGTCGAGCCGCACACCGGCGCGGCCGCGGTCGAGGCCTACATCCGCGCGCTGGTCGGCTACACGCGCCTGCACCCGGACCACACCCGCATGATCATCGAGTCGCTGGTCGCGGAGGTGGACCCACCCGGCGGCCCGGGCCGGCACGAGACCGTGGCCGGGCTGGTCACCGCCGCCGTGGCCGCGGGCGACTACCCGGCCGGCACCGACGTGCGGACCACCGCCGTGATCGTCAACGGCGCCGTCGACGCGATCGTCTCGGCCGGCCTCGCCGACCCGGCGTTCGACACGGCGCGCGCGGCGGAGCAGCTGATCACGATGTTGCGGTGA
- a CDS encoding NAD(P)-binding domain-containing protein yields the protein MVVSVIGTGAIGAAAARALLGAGQDVVVWNRTPDRASPLVAAGARRAGTLRAAGGDPVLLALTGYPAVRECLDGLGESLSGRTVVALCTGTPAEARAAAARAADLGAAYLDAGVQAAPGAIGTPAATFLYAGSRAVFDAHAATLGLLGTARFVGEAPDAAAVWDLALFGLWYDAQLGLLRALDTVRAAGGDLGEFVAAAGVQLGHVAGGVPATVGEMRDGTYPPGPATLAEHLAVLRRLAGTRAGGRLGDGGLAAVLARVEALVAAGRAGEGLTALTATS from the coding sequence ATGGTGGTCTCGGTGATCGGTACGGGCGCGATCGGCGCCGCGGCGGCCCGGGCGCTGCTCGGCGCCGGACAGGACGTGGTGGTCTGGAACCGCACGCCGGATCGCGCGTCCCCGCTGGTGGCGGCCGGTGCCCGGCGGGCGGGCACGCTGCGCGCGGCGGGCGGGGACCCGGTCCTGCTCGCGCTCACCGGCTATCCGGCGGTGCGGGAGTGCCTGGACGGGCTGGGCGAGAGCCTGTCCGGGCGGACCGTCGTGGCGCTCTGCACCGGCACACCGGCGGAGGCGCGGGCCGCCGCCGCGCGGGCCGCCGACCTCGGCGCGGCGTATCTCGACGCGGGCGTGCAGGCCGCACCGGGCGCGATCGGCACGCCGGCCGCCACGTTCCTCTACGCCGGGTCCCGGGCCGTCTTCGACGCGCACGCGGCGACGCTCGGTCTGCTCGGCACCGCGCGGTTCGTGGGGGAGGCGCCGGACGCGGCCGCGGTCTGGGATCTCGCGCTGTTCGGCCTCTGGTACGACGCCCAGCTGGGCCTGCTCAGAGCGCTCGACACGGTACGGGCGGCGGGTGGCGACCTCGGCGAGTTCGTCGCGGCGGCCGGTGTGCAGCTCGGTCACGTGGCCGGTGGCGTGCCGGCGACGGTTGGGGAGATGCGCGACGGCACGTATCCGCCCGGCCCGGCGACTCTGGCGGAACATCTGGCCGTGCTGCGCCGGCTCGCCGGGACGCGGGCCGGCGGGCGGCTCGGGGACGGTGGTCTCGCGGCGGTGCTGGCGCGGGTCGAGGCGCTCGTCGCGGCCGGCCGGGCCGGCGAGGGCCTGACCGCACTCACCGCAACATCGTGA
- a CDS encoding metallophosphoesterase family protein gives MRLVLLADTHVPKRAKDLPGEVWDAVGAADVVVHAGDWVDVPLLDAVERRSRRLIACYGNNDGPALRARLPEVARAELDGVRLAVVHETGDAKGREARCAAAYPDTDVLVFGHSHIPWDTTAPGGLRLLNPGSPTDRRRQPFRTYLTAVIDAGALRDVELHPLT, from the coding sequence ATGCGTCTGGTGCTGTTGGCGGACACGCACGTGCCGAAGCGGGCCAAGGATCTGCCGGGTGAGGTGTGGGACGCGGTCGGCGCCGCGGACGTGGTCGTGCACGCGGGGGACTGGGTGGACGTGCCGCTGCTGGACGCGGTGGAGCGGCGGTCGCGGCGGCTGATCGCCTGCTACGGCAACAACGACGGCCCGGCGCTGCGGGCCCGGCTGCCCGAGGTCGCGCGGGCGGAGCTGGACGGCGTGCGGCTCGCGGTGGTGCACGAGACCGGGGACGCCAAGGGGCGCGAGGCGCGCTGCGCGGCCGCGTATCCGGACACCGACGTGCTGGTCTTCGGGCACTCGCACATCCCGTGGGACACGACCGCGCCGGGTGGGCTGCGGCTGCTCAACCCGGGCAGCCCGACGGACCGGCGCCGGCAGCCGTTCCGTACGTACCTGACCGCGGTGATCGACGCCGGTGCGCTGCGCGACGTGGAACTGCACCCCTTGACCTGA
- a CDS encoding Rieske (2Fe-2S) protein, whose translation MVLQRLLERVEKAGELDRASDPLQRGVQATLPRRLKDLLHGVGLGHPLHPVVVQLPVGAWMSTAVLDALPGTERAATILVGVGTAAALPAVASGATDWSAQSREQRRVGLVHAAANSIALGLYASSLAARLAGNHRFGRTLAYTGLAAAGLGAYVGGHLSFRQGAAVNQAEPYLRQIDDGWHDVYGWDELVENRPEVARIGEVPVLVTKVGDQVTVMMERCAHQTGPLGDGEITEIGGAACVVCPWHGSTFRLADGAVVRGPSANDQPLLRSRVVEGRVQAALP comes from the coding sequence ATGGTGCTGCAGAGACTGCTGGAACGCGTCGAGAAGGCCGGGGAACTGGACCGGGCGAGTGACCCGCTGCAGCGCGGCGTCCAGGCGACGCTGCCGCGACGGCTCAAGGACCTGCTGCACGGCGTCGGGCTCGGGCACCCGCTGCACCCGGTCGTCGTGCAACTGCCGGTCGGTGCCTGGATGAGCACGGCCGTGCTGGACGCGTTGCCCGGCACCGAACGCGCCGCGACGATCCTGGTCGGCGTGGGCACGGCCGCCGCGCTGCCGGCCGTCGCGTCCGGCGCCACCGACTGGTCCGCGCAGTCCCGCGAGCAGCGCCGCGTCGGCCTGGTGCACGCGGCCGCGAACTCGATCGCGCTCGGCCTCTACGCGAGCTCGCTCGCCGCCCGGCTGGCCGGCAACCACCGGTTCGGCCGCACGCTCGCCTACACCGGGCTGGCCGCGGCCGGGCTCGGCGCGTACGTCGGCGGGCACCTCAGCTTCCGGCAGGGCGCCGCGGTCAACCAGGCCGAGCCGTACCTGCGGCAGATCGACGACGGCTGGCACGACGTCTACGGGTGGGACGAACTCGTCGAGAACCGGCCCGAGGTCGCCCGGATCGGTGAGGTTCCGGTGCTGGTCACCAAGGTCGGCGACCAGGTCACCGTGATGATGGAGCGCTGCGCCCACCAGACCGGCCCGCTCGGCGACGGCGAGATCACCGAGATCGGCGGCGCCGCGTGCGTGGTCTGCCCGTGGCACGGCAGCACGTTCCGCCTCGCCGACGGCGCCGTGGTCCGCGGCCCGTCCGCCAACGATCAGCCGCTGCTGCGCAGCCGGGTGGTCGAGGGCCGCGTCCAGGCGGCGCTGCCGTAA
- a CDS encoding DUF6928 family protein: MGVKTALLTVGDADLRTALRGAPRPVDDAEETVRGLLPERHVTRVGDGTLADRLCPPDDVTFATALRGAILLCDRRFALDRPSRLPANVLRAGADRRITLHTMDAAAGRFAYGVWEHGALVRSLSLSGTRVLEDIGDPYSFELGPAADPAALGEAALRAFFGFVLTGPARPGDVDPTAVRVHGFQVEDPLFREQAARQAMLARVSAGAYRRPLATTTIADTLRPASLADLPG; encoded by the coding sequence ATGGGCGTAAAGACGGCGCTGCTGACTGTCGGGGACGCGGATCTGCGCACGGCACTGCGTGGCGCACCCCGTCCGGTGGACGACGCCGAGGAGACGGTCCGCGGCCTGCTGCCCGAGCGCCACGTGACCCGCGTCGGCGACGGCACCCTGGCCGACCGGCTCTGCCCGCCGGACGACGTCACGTTCGCGACCGCGCTGCGCGGCGCGATCCTGCTCTGCGACCGCCGGTTCGCGCTCGACCGGCCGTCCCGGCTCCCCGCCAACGTGCTCCGCGCCGGCGCGGACCGCCGGATCACGCTGCACACCATGGACGCCGCGGCCGGCCGGTTCGCGTACGGCGTGTGGGAGCACGGCGCGCTGGTGCGGTCGCTGAGCCTGTCCGGCACCCGGGTGCTGGAGGACATCGGCGACCCGTACAGCTTCGAGCTCGGCCCGGCCGCCGACCCGGCCGCCCTCGGCGAGGCGGCGCTGCGCGCCTTCTTCGGCTTCGTGCTGACCGGCCCGGCCCGGCCCGGTGACGTCGACCCGACCGCGGTCCGCGTCCACGGCTTCCAGGTCGAGGACCCGCTCTTCCGCGAGCAGGCCGCCCGCCAGGCCATGCTGGCCCGGGTCAGCGCCGGCGCCTACCGCCGCCCGCTCGCCACCACGACCATCGCCGACACCCTTCGTCCCGCCTCCCTCGCCGACCTGCCCGGCTGA